Proteins encoded in a region of the Zea mays cultivar B73 chromosome 2, Zm-B73-REFERENCE-NAM-5.0, whole genome shotgun sequence genome:
- the LOC103646662 gene encoding cytochrome P450 81Q32: MVAATALSFSFLSLATTLFLLLLRSLINNKKRHCRLPPSPPSSLPVIGHLHLLKKPLHRTLSALAAQHGPVLLFRFGSRRVVHVADPAVAAECLSTHDVTFANRPRLPSARYLSNDYTTLGSSSYGPNWRNLRRIATVDVFSSHRVLCSADVRASEVRNMARQLFKAAAGADASRPARCDVKARAFEIALNTVARVIAGKRYYGDGSVASEEAERFRAMVREYLAMHGASNLQDFVPVLALVDIGGVNKRAIRLSKARNEWAQRLIDEHRAAAAAGREQGKTMVGDLLEKQASDPETYSDKVIRALCLSILQAGTDTSSSTIEWGMALLLNHPAAMAKAKAEIDEVIGTARILEEADLPNLPYLGCIIKETLRLHPVGPLLAPHESASDCSVGGYDIPAGTMLLVNVHAMHRDARVWEEPERFSPERFEGGNSDGKWMLPFGMGRRRCPGEGLAVKMVGLALGTLLQCFEWRRTGDEEVDMTEASGLTMPKSVPLEAFYWPRTEMMSPLTALHGC, from the exons ATGGTGGCCGCGACGGCACTCTCCTTCTCCTTTCTGTCACTAGCAACGACACTCTTCCTTCTCCTCCTGCGCAGCCTCATCAACAACAAGAAGCGCCACTGTCGCCTCCCACCGAGCCCGCCGTCGTCCCTGCCCGTCATCGGCCACCTGCACCTTTTGAAGAAGCCGCTCCACCGAACGCTGTCTGCTCTTGCGGCGCAGCACGGCCCTGTTCTCCTCTTCCGATTCGGCTCCCGCCGCGTTGTCCACGTCGCCGACCCTGCCGTCGCCGCGGAGTGTTTGAGCACCCACGACGTCACCTTCGCCAACCGCCCGCGGCTTCCCTCCGCCCGCTACCTCTCCAACGACTACACCACGTTGGGCTCCTCAAGCTACGGGCCCAACTGGCGCAACCTCCGCCGCATCGCCACCGTCGACGTCTTCTCCTCGCATCGCGTCCTCTGCTCCGCGGATGTCCGCGCCAGCGAGGTCCGTAACATGGCGCGCCAGCTCTTCAAGGCCGCCGCCGGGGCCGACGCCTCCAGGCCCGCGCGCTGCGACGTGAAGGCACGCGCGTTCGAGATCGCGCTGAACACCGTGGCGAGGGTAATCGCCGGGAAGCGGTACTACGGCGACGGCTCGGTGGCGTCGGAGGAGGCCGAGCGGTTCCGTGCCATGGTCCGCGAGTACTTAGCGATGCACGGGGCATCGAACCTGCAGGACTTCGTGCCCGTACTTGCACTGGTGGACATCGGCGGCGTGAACAAGCGCGCAATAAGGCTGTCCAAGGCGCGCAACGAGTGGGCGCAGCGGCTTATCGACGAGCACCGGGCGGCCGCCGCGGCCGGGAGGGAGCAGGGGAAGACGATGGTCGGCGATTTGCTGGAGAAGCAGGCATCTGACCCCGAGACGTACAGCGACAAGGTCATCAGAGCGCTCTGCTTG TCCATCTTGCAAGCTGGAACTGACACCTCGTCGTCCACCATCGAGTGGGGCATGGCGCTGCTACTGAATCATCCCGCCGCCATGGCCAAGGCCAAAGCCGAGATCGACGAGGTCATCGGCACAGCGCGCATCCTGGAGGAAGCCGACCTGCCAAACCTTCCCTACCTCGGCTGCATCATCAAGGAAACCCTGCGCCTCCACCCCGTCGGACCGCTCCTAGCGCCGCACGAATCGGCCTCCGACTGCTCGGTCGGCGGCTACGACATCCCCGCAGGGACGATGCTCCTCGTCAATGTGCACGCCATGCACAGGGATGCGCGCGTGTGGGAGGAACCGGAAAGGTTCTCCCCGGAGAGGTTCGAGGGCGGGAATAGCGACGGCAAATGGATGCTTCCGTTCGGCATGGGCCGGCGGCGGTGCCCCGGCGAAGGCCTTGCCGTGAAGATGGTCGGTCTCGCGCTGGGTACGCTTCTGCAGTGCTTCGAGTGGAGAAGGACCGGAGATGAGGAGGTCGACATGACGGAAGCGTCCGGGCTGACCATGCCCAAGTCTGTGCCGTTGGAGGCGTTCTATTGGCCGCGTACGGAGATGATGTCACCGCTAACGGCACTTCACGGATGTTGA
- the LOC100192487 gene encoding Probable long-chain-alcohol O-fatty-acyltransferase 4, protein MELLRDSISMVSLAVLVTAVCARAASSWLRPGLPRLASLLPMVAFLAAAPLAFSSAIIRGLAGFFLGWLGVFKVVLLAVGRGPLDPALPVLPFVFTTALPVKLRCSSTGAAAACRAKSVSLVSCAVKVAVIAAILHVYQYTDQLHLYTRLALYSVHIYCFLDFLLPCIAAAGGALGMDMEPQFDKPYLASSLRDFWGRRWNLVVSDILRPSVYGPVRARAGKAPAVLATFLVSGLMHEVMIYYLTLRSPTGEMTAFFLLHGVCCIAEESCARRWMQWGWRPPPRPVATLLVVVFVAGTAFWLFFPQICREGMEELLLEEWAAVGAFFNDAARKLLQMFT, encoded by the coding sequence ATGGAGCTCCTGCGGGACAGCATCTCCATGGTGTCCCTGGCTGTCCTGGTGACCGCGGTGTGCGCGCGCGCCGCGTCCTCGTGGCTCCGCCCCGGTCTCCCTCGCCTGGCGTCGTTGCTCCCGATGGTCGCCTTTCTTGCCGCGGCTCCCCTGGCTTTCTCCTCTGCAATCATCCGGGGACTTGCAGGCTTCTTCCTCGGGTGGCTCGGCGTGTTCAAGGTCGTCCTCCTGGCCGTCGGCCGCGGCCCGCTTGACCCCGCCCTCCCCGTTCTCCCGTTCGTCTTCACCACAGCGCTTCCCGTTAAGCTCAGATGCAGCAGCACCGGCGCTGCAGCAGCGTGCAGGGCCAAATCGGTCTCCCTCGTCTCGTGCGCGGTCAAGGTCGCGGTCATAGCCGCCATCCTCCATGTGTACCAGTACACGGACCAGCTGCATCTCTACACTCGCCTCGCTCTGTACAGCGTCCACATCTACTGCTTCTTGGACTTCCTCCTCCCGTGCATCGCGGCGGCTGGCGGCGCCCTCGGCATGGATATGGAGCCGCAGTTCGACAAGCCGTACCTGGCGTCGTCCCTACGCGACTTCTGGGGCCGGCGGTGGAACCTCGTGGTGTCGGACATCCTCCGGCCGTCTGTCTACGGCCCCGTGCGCGCGCGCGCCGGGAAGGCACCGGCCGTCCTGGCCACGTTCCTCGTGTCCGGGCTGATGCACGAGGTCATGATTTACTACCTCACCCTGCGATCACCCACCGGTGAGATGACGGCCTTCTTCCTGCTCCATGGCGTCTGCTGTATTGCCGAGGAGTCGTGCGCGCGGCGGTGGATGCAGTGGGGTTGGAGGCCGCCGCCGCGACCCGTGGCTACGCTGCTCGTGGTGGTGTTCGTGGCCGGCACCGCATTCTGGCTCTTCTTCCCGCAAATTTGCAGGGAAGGAATGGAGGAGTTACTGCTCGAGGAGTGGGCAGCGGTAGGGGCGTTCTTCAACGACGCCGCCCGAAAGCTGCTCCAGATGTTCACGTGA